Genomic window (Tachysurus fulvidraco isolate hzauxx_2018 chromosome 20, HZAU_PFXX_2.0, whole genome shotgun sequence):
GTCTGTACGAAATTGGTTACCAGGCTGAAGCTGGTTGGTTCAGTCAGCGCTGCAGGAAGATCAACCACTCCAAGAGCAGCCTGTCTTTCCTTATTCCATCTCTGCTGCAGTTCTCCTTCTCTGAAGATGGTATGAATCTAAAGCTTAAGTCTGCATGTTAAAGGACAGAGTAATAGTCTGAAAAACCTATTTTGTTAATCTCATTCTCTGTCGTAGATCCAGTTGTCCAGATTGCCATTGACAATTCACGCAACACTCTGTACACAAGATCAGAGAAAGGTGTGCTGCAGGTAAGTGGATTTAATTAATGTCTGTCagatttgttgtcttttttttttttctccttctataTAGATGTATGACTTTCCAATGTCTTTGCCAGGTTTATGATTTGGGAGGCGATGGCCAGGGAATTTGCAGAGTGGCAGCCATGTCTCAGAATGCTATTGTTTCAGCTGCTGGGAATATCGCCAGGTAAGACCATGCTTTGTgaacactttttatttgtttgcttatttgtttgtttgtttgtttaaacctTGTTATATGTGCATCATTCAAACCACTCTGTTATGTCTCTCTTGCAGGACAATTGATCGTTCTGTCTTCAAACCCATTGTCCAGATTGCTGTTATTGATCGCTCCGAGTCGTCCGATTGCCAGCTCATGGCTGTAACACATGCTGGTAAGTTATATTGATGGATTTTTTTATAAGTATTACAGCGTCTCTGTGTGCTCTCTTGTAACTGTGGTGGTTTTATGCACTGTGCAGGTGTACGTCTGTATTTCAGCACCTCCCCGTTTGCTCCACCTAACACCAAGCAGGGCATTTCCCGAGCCAGCCTTCTGGCTCTGGTTCACGTTCGGCTACCTCCAGGATTCTCCGCCTCCTCTACCGTGCAAAAACCTGCCAAAGTACACAAGGCTCTTTACAACAAAGGTAAACCATGAAacatgcagtcagacactgatatTTCCACCTCTGGGTTTACTGTTGGTGGTGTAaatgttatgtattttattgtactaTGTTTTCGATCCATTTCTCCATACTCATAaatcttttttctcttcatgttAGGTGTTTTGTTGATGGCCGCCTCAGAGACGGAGGACAGCGATATTCTATGGTGTATAAACCATGACTCCTTCCCCTTTAAGAAGCCTCTCATGGAGGCTCAGGTTGGAGCCTCTCTAATATTCTCAATTATTTCCTCATCATAATCACTAAATGTAGTCAGATGTCTTTCCAGATAATGTTGTTTGgcatcttatttatttttatttttattttttttaataaatctttctATCAGATGACCTTAAATGTTGATGGTCATTCATGGGCACTGTGTGCGATAGAAGAGATGAAAGTGCCTAAAATCATCACTCCATTAAATAAGGACCTCATTCCACTCACCGATTCTCCAGTGGTGGTTCAACAACACAATGTCCCACCTCAGAAGTTTATCCTCCTCTCTGCCCAAGTAAACATCTTGTTCCCCAGATATATACCGCTCTTTGTCTTCTACACATTTTAATGagttaataaactttttttttacctttattgaTTCTCCTCAGGGAAGTCATATATTTCACAAGCTGAGACCGGTGGATCAGTTGCGCCATCTGCTGGTGAGCAGCAATGGCGGGGAGAGTGATGAAATTGAGCGATTCTTCAAGCTTCATCGGGTATGAATATCAATTTGCTTTTACACCAATACAATTAAGTGAATTTAGATTGTTTAACCTTTTTTGTGCTGGTTCTGTAGGAGGAACAAGCCTGTGCCACTGCTCTGATCCTGGCCTGTTCCACTGCAGCCTCTGACAGAGAAATTTCTGTGTGGGCAACTCGAGCTTTCTTCAGGTAAACTCTTCACTGAAGATGCTAAGTTCTTTTAAACATTGTCCTTCTTTCAGATTAAGTATTTTTAAagtacctgtttttttttggacagaTATGGAGGAGAGGCTCAAATGCGGTTCCCGTCTGCCATGAGTGCACCGAGCAATGTTGGATCTCTCCTTGGCTCACCTGTGCCAGGTAATTAGGGAGAAACTATTCATAAAGTCATTGTTCACTTGAATTAACTTACTAATAATTGTCTGGTATAGATTTATGGAGATTGTAGATTTTGTAGCAATCTATTTCTAACCAGTAACATTTTATTGTTGTAATTATAGGATCTCCAATGCCAATTGGTAGTCCTTATCCTAATCCAAGTTTTCTAGCAACACCAGCTCCAGGTACCTGCTTCCCTCTCTGTGCCCCTTTAATGCATTCCTGTCAAATTGTATTAGAACACTGCTTCTTTATGAAAGAATATCTTTATAATCTAGGGCTATACAAGTCATATTCTTGTCATTCAACTATCGGGCTTTTATAACACTGACCAACCTCTTGAAATTCAAAGAAATGTTTCATAATCTATATATAGTgtaaatctatatatttatatttaatggcATTCTGTAAAATCTATAATTGACACATCGTCCAAACCTTTTAGTTTCGTCTTAGTTTCTAGTTGCCTCTCCAACACCTTGGCCGTAATACAACTGTTCAAATCTGCATGTGCTTCTGTGTGACAGGAATGATGCCTCCTAGTGTGTCAACTCCCTTCATCCCTTCTAATCCCATGAGTCCAGGCAACACTGCCATGCCCACCATGTCCTCTGGTCCTGAGGTCCTTTTCTCTGGGAAACACAATGGCATTGTTATCTACTTCTCCCGCATTATTGGGTAAATAGTTAATAGCCCTGTTTACAGCAGTATTGACTTGAAGCATACAATTTGCTTTGcttatttaatacaaatttttgGAATAATGACAGCAACATCTGGGACGGGAGTCTGGTACTGGACCTGTTGATCAGTAAAGGAAACCAAACTATGACTGTTGTAAGTACACTTGCATTACATCAATTATATTATTTCActaaactttcttttttttaacttgtgtgTGCGCATCTAATATTGGGGTCCTGTAGCTcttccaactttttttttttccccaaatcaGATTTCACTTGTGTCTAAAATACATCTGACATTATTGAAACCTAAGTGTTTATATAATTATCATTTCTTAAACCTTAGTGGTTTATTTTGGCTACATTAATGACCTCTACTTGCTAAATTACTGACTGGCACAGGTGGAGAGCACGGCAAGTTCTTCTGACCTGGAGGCAGTTCTGATGGAGCTTCAAGGCCTGAAGGAGTTCATTGACAAGAACTCCCAGTTTAGTCCCACGTCCTTGGGTGCACCAGGGTAGGAGCATGTGTATACGAGTTTCTTCACATTTTGATGGGTTATGGATAAGGTTACAGAGATGCtgactcttcttcttctctcacaGTTTCAGCTCTCCTGCCAACCTGCAGCAGAGGCTGCTGGGATTCATGCGTCCAGACGGCACCAGCTCACAGCAAGTCCAGCAAGAACTTCAGAGGAAATACCATAGtgcgtgttttttttatttattttaactggaggaagaaaaaaaaaaacaaattaccaTAATGCTTTGCTTCTGTTTTTCCACAGCTGAAGCCCAGGTCTATGAGAAGATGTCTCTACAGGGAGTTCAGCAATTGGTGCACCGCTCCTTCCAGACCCTGGCTCTCTGGAAGCTCCTCTGTgaccaccagttcagtgtcatCATCTCTGAGCTACCCAAGGTCTTCACCCAACACAATCTTTCCTTATAATTTCCCTTTCTCTTCTTCTAAAGAACTATTTCTCCTTTCTCCTTACCTTTGATGTGGATGATAAGGGGAAAATTTACAGCTCAGTTCAATACCTTCAAGATCCATTCTCATTAACCATTTCTTTACCTTTCTCACACAACAGGACTTCCAGGAGCAGCTGAAGGCCATCAGCTTTAAGGACCTGGTAAACCGTGGTCGTGAACTGACCGGTGCGCTCATCACTGCCCTCATCAACGTGTACATCAAAGACAGCGCTTCTGTGGATGCCATCAGTTCCCTCCTACGAGATATTTGTCCTCTTCTGTACAGCAGTGATGACAGTGTCTGCTCTAAGGTAACCTTTCTCTTGGTTCGTCCCTGGTTAAAACGGACAGCATCCTGTAGTTTAAACTCAACCCTTTATTGCTCTGTTCCCAGGCTAATGAACTGCTTCAGAGCTCAAGGCAGATCCAGAACAAGGCAGAGAAGGAACGTACACTCAAGGACTCACTGCGCTTGTACCAACAGATCAGCAATCACACTGACCTGCCGCTTGTCTGCTTACAGTATCGACAAGGTGAacacccatttaaaataagcataagtggttttgttgttttttttttttacctgactAATCTTTACCTTAAACACCGTGAGAAGCAAATTATATAATGAGCATATTGAATTCTCTCCACCACCTATAGTGCGTTTCTATGAGGGTGTTGTGGAGCTGTGTCTTACAGCTGCTGATAAGAAAGACCCTCAGAAGTTGGGTCTCCATTTCTATAAGAATGCAGAGCCTGAGGAGGATACAGTTGGTCAGCAAGCCTTTCAGGGAAGGTGtgtaaacatgtttgtttcattATACTAGAAATACATGTAGGATTTTGCCATTTTAACACTAGCTTAATGTTTCCCATTCTAGACTGGCAAGTTATAAATGCATCACAGACACCATGCAGGAGCTGGTAAACCATAGCAAAGCAGCTCCTCAATCGCCCAGTGTGCCTAAGCAGCCTGGGCCTCCAGTTATGACCTCTGACCCCAACATGCTCAGCAATGAGGATGCTGCTGCCCATGTgagtagttgttgttgttgttgtttattatattttgatATCTTCAGATATGTTCGGATTAAGATAAACGTTAACCTGTTTGCTTTTCTTGTATTCCCCCCCAGTTTGAGCAAATGCTTGGCCTAGCCCAGAGGTCACAAGACGAGCTGTTCCACATTGCACTGTACAACTGGCTGATCCAGGCCGACCTCACAGACAAACTCCTGGAGGTAAGCCACATATTATGCGTCGCATGATTTCTGAAAAGTGAATGTAAATCTTGAAGCATGAGCTGTGTTTCTTATGCAGGCAGCATTTGGTGTTTTTTGCATATCTACTCGAAGTAAAATCAGATGCTGACTTTTTGTCTGTATGTCACCACTGGGCTTTATATCACGCCTTCAGTAAAATGTATACCTAAGAAATAACCATCAAATCAAGTGATGGCACGTGCTAACTAAGCATAGCCCacaaatttacataaaaaatttGTTAACCCATTGCTGTGGAGTGTGCATTTTGTAAGGCGTGTTGTGTAATTTGTAAGCCATTTTATGTGGTATGTGACATTTGTAAGTCCTTTGTTGTCAATTGAACTGTTGaactgtacattatatattcCTTCAAAAGATAAATAATTGGACGTATTCGGGGGATATTTCAGTCGTAATCTTGGTATACTGGCAACTTCACTAAAGCTATTATACGTGAGCCAActagagattttattttacagactttgctacattaaaaaaattacccTCTCACTCTTGAatgtaaaaatttattttatataattaaaaaaagtttttcccTGTTTGTGCTTCAGTTTCAAAGAAGCAGTGGTGAGGGTTCATTTATGAGTTATGTAAAGGAATTTAATGTATAGTGTGAAAGTCAttctctgttttgtgttttaaaatagtGTGTCAAAAACTATTACATTCCTTAATTTGTGAAATTTCTGTGTTGTCCTGACTTCAATATCGAGCAAATCATTTTGATCGTTATTGTGTAATCGTACTCTATATTAAAAGCCTTATATTTTTGTGTAGGTTAACTCTCAGTATCTTGAGGATCATTTGATGCACATGATCAAGCAGGACCAGAGCAAAGTGCGCAGCATGGACCTCCTGTGGCGGTATTATGAGAAAAATCGCAGCTTCGGCAAAGCGGCTCACGTCCTGGCCAGGCTGGCTGACATGCACAGGTGCGTTATGATGCACTTCTCAAATCAGTGTCCTAATCATGAGTGCGTTTTATTATTGTCCAAGTTTAAATGACGTATTTCTACAGCACTGAGATCTCACTACAGCAGAGACTGGAGTACATCTCCCGGGCCATCCTTTCAGCCAAGAGTTCATCCTGTATCTCCTCGATGGGAGCCGACGGAGAGTTCCTGCATGAACTGGAAGAGAAGATGGAGGTATGCAAgatcagtccatcagagaggtTTTACCAGACAGTGGGTTATAGTGGAAATGTGAGCCTTAAtatattaaactttaaaaagcTACTTTCTCCCTCCAGGTTGTGCGGATTCAGGTGCAGATCCAGGAGACGTTGAGAAGACAATACTCTCAGCACCTTTCTGTAAACGGTGCGATATCTCGGCTAGACTCTGAGTTAATGGATATTACTAAGGTACTTATTGCAGAAATCGCTGAATTGCACGGACCCGTTCAGTCATATCAAATTTGCTTACtcgtttttcttcttttctagcTTTATGGAGAGTTTGCAGATCATTTCCGGTTGTCTGAGTGCAAGTTGGCCATCATTCACTGTGCTGGACACTCGGACCCTATCCTAGTCCAATCTCTGTGGCAAGAGATACTAGAAAAAGGTGGGTATCTGCTAAATACTAACTGTATAATTCTCAGGTATGGGTAGCATGTTTGCTTGCTAGTTGAAGTCAGATTACCTTCAGCAATTGTGCGTGAATTAAGACTACAGTTAGCTGATACATGCAAgcgcccccacacacacattcttctctATGCCACCGCTGACACtgaaagaacaaataaacacacagtctgCTGCCTCTTCTCTGTCCGTGGCTGATGCCTGACCACTCCTCCTGATGGCTcattcatgtttctttttcACGGCAGAGCTGAACGACAGTGCAGCTATGAGTCCGGCAGACCGCATGCAAGCGTTGAATCTAAAGCTGATCTCCCTGGGGAAGCTGTATGCAGGGACTCCACGATATTTTCCACTGggtatcattttattttctgtcaacACTGTCTCTCTGAGGTCTACCTTTCTGAAGTCAACACTTGTTAACtataattgtttaattatttcccTTGGTGCTCTGTTTGTCTGAGTCAGGAGGCATACATTAATTATACATACACGTACTATAATTCGATCTGATGAAAATCCTCTTAGCTTTTTTACTTCTCAAATGTCAGTTTCAAAATATGTCTTCAAACTTTGACcaccttttattttaattatttttttatttcagactttCTGGTCAAGTTTCTAGAACAGGAAGTTTGTAAGCTAAACTGGGATGTGGGCTTTGTCACCTTCACAATGCAAGAAATTGGTGTCCAGCTTCCACGTCTGCTAGAAGTATACGATCAGCTCTTCAAAGCTCGGGTATGAGGCACTCGTTCAGACAGAAACAGTGTTTTTCTGCATTAAAGCCTTTTGAAACGATTTGATAAAGACAGGCCACTCttcttttatatttagattttagTGATcaccaaattttatttatttttttactgtgtgcCTTTAAAACAGTATTACAATTATACTTCAAATTacaattatactttttttttttcccctttcttttatttctaatcTATAAATGCTTAAATCACAATTGGTATAAATCACTGATCCTTCAGATACAGACTGaccaacaataaataaacatgcaaacaaaaaaaataaaatcctgtgctacattatgtaatatgtatacataaaaaatatatgcatgATTATTGATGTGGTGACCATTTAAGTTAAAAAGTTAATCGAATGATTTTgcctggcttttttttttccctcttcagGACCCGTGTTGGCAGCGTCTGAGAAAGCCTCTGCACCTAGTGGAGTGCATTCACGTGCTCCTGTCAGGTTACGTAGATGACCGTAGCCGAGTGCCCACTTACGACAGGTGAGATCCGTTATCAGCACCACATTCTCGCTGGATTTGAGCCATCCAGTGTTTTGATATGAAATTTGTTTTCTCGTTTCTCAGACGGAGGTTTACCACCGTGTGCTTGGACAACATCTGTGGCTATCTTGTGGAGCTTCAGTCACTGAGCCCAAGTGCCGCTCTGGAGGAAATCATACGCAACTTTAAATCTCTACAGGCCAAACTGGAGAAACTTCACTGAGGCCAGTTAGGGGGTGTCTTACATTACATCAGATATATGCACAAACTTTCCTCACTACTGAGTTTGAGGGTAGCACTAATGACATGAGAAAAAAGTcacatggagaaaaaaaatgctgaggTCATAAGTTCCCACTCATACCATTGCGTATAAAACCTGAAATGTTTAAACACTCAGCTCTACACTTGCCTCTTTAAAATGCCTACTTTCAGCATACACatgatcatttattttctatttggtGCTGTGTTTACTTGAGGTCCTTTCTGACAGGCTTCACAACTCTTATGGTTTGGACAAAtctatttgtaaaaaaaaataataataattgtatgtGATATTTCTCCAGAATTTGAAGACtactaaaagaaaaacaacaaaaaatacaaatcttgttgctaaaaaataaaatcaggttTTGCTCCTTACTTTTATGATGATATGAGATGATTAACAAACATTAGTGATACACATCTCTGATCAGCAGCCAGATCACATGACCCAGGTGATTGCTTATACACCATTCAGTGTATatacatgttgttgttttttttgttttagcatATCGTCAGATTGTTTAGTTTGTGTGAAATGTAGAAGGTAGGCATTGCATCCTTTTTTTGAGAGATACTTTTTAAAAACTTCAAgcttttacataaaaaaattgaaTGGAGGGAAATCTGCAATGTACATTTGTTAAAATGAGAATTAAAATGGTCTCAAACTTGGTtgcacaattattatttttttaataaaggaaACATTTGTACTATTATTCTG
Coding sequences:
- the nup155 gene encoding nuclear pore complex protein Nup155, translating into MPSSLGPSSVAAALQEALENSARLIDRHLQEDRCFPDLSELLNVPSHNMPSLSGVSDMDYPLQGPGLISVPNLPELSAVRRVPLPPELVEQFSHMQCNCMMGVFPEISRAWLTIDNDIFMWNYEDGGDVAYFDGLSETILSVGLVKPKTGIFQPHIHFLLVLATPVDVVILGLSFPKAQTGLNDSMSGAMQLLPDPLYSIPTDNTYMLAITSTDLGRIFLAGKDGCLYEIGYQAEAGWFSQRCRKINHSKSSLSFLIPSLLQFSFSEDDPVVQIAIDNSRNTLYTRSEKGVLQVYDLGGDGQGICRVAAMSQNAIVSAAGNIARTIDRSVFKPIVQIAVIDRSESSDCQLMAVTHAGVRLYFSTSPFAPPNTKQGISRASLLALVHVRLPPGFSASSTVQKPAKVHKALYNKGVLLMAASETEDSDILWCINHDSFPFKKPLMEAQMTLNVDGHSWALCAIEEMKVPKIITPLNKDLIPLTDSPVVVQQHNVPPQKFILLSAQGSHIFHKLRPVDQLRHLLVSSNGGESDEIERFFKLHREEQACATALILACSTAASDREISVWATRAFFRYGGEAQMRFPSAMSAPSNVGSLLGSPVPGSPMPIGSPYPNPSFLATPAPGMMPPSVSTPFIPSNPMSPGNTAMPTMSSGPEVLFSGKHNGIVIYFSRIIGNIWDGSLVLDLLISKGNQTMTVVESTASSSDLEAVLMELQGLKEFIDKNSQFSPTSLGAPGFSSPANLQQRLLGFMRPDGTSSQQVQQELQRKYHTEAQVYEKMSLQGVQQLVHRSFQTLALWKLLCDHQFSVIISELPKDFQEQLKAISFKDLVNRGRELTGALITALINVYIKDSASVDAISSLLRDICPLLYSSDDSVCSKANELLQSSRQIQNKAEKERTLKDSLRLYQQISNHTDLPLVCLQYRQVRFYEGVVELCLTAADKKDPQKLGLHFYKNAEPEEDTVGQQAFQGRLASYKCITDTMQELVNHSKAAPQSPSVPKQPGPPVMTSDPNMLSNEDAAAHFEQMLGLAQRSQDELFHIALYNWLIQADLTDKLLEVNSQYLEDHLMHMIKQDQSKVRSMDLLWRYYEKNRSFGKAAHVLARLADMHSTEISLQQRLEYISRAILSAKSSSCISSMGADGEFLHELEEKMEVVRIQVQIQETLRRQYSQHLSVNGAISRLDSELMDITKLYGEFADHFRLSECKLAIIHCAGHSDPILVQSLWQEILEKELNDSAAMSPADRMQALNLKLISLGKLYAGTPRYFPLDFLVKFLEQEVCKLNWDVGFVTFTMQEIGVQLPRLLEVYDQLFKARDPCWQRLRKPLHLVECIHVLLSGYVDDRSRVPTYDRRRFTTVCLDNICGYLVELQSLSPSAALEEIIRNFKSLQAKLEKLH